TGATGTTGAAGCCAGAGGTAGTATTAAGGGAAGAATGAATTAAGCTTTGCTCGTAATGACTCTGGCTGAAACTCCAAACTACAAAAATTCTAGCAATCCTCTTCTCTCCCTCAACTACGAAAGCGCCTTAGAATCTCTAGGTGATGACTACTATGATGAGGTGGCAGCTGCTGAATTTCCCCAACACATCTTGCGTTGGCGTAACGATGCACTACTACCTCGTTTGGGTTTAGACCCCCAAGTAGTCAAAGACGAAGATTTCATCACAGCTTTTGGCCAGTTTCAGGGGCGCAAACCCTTGTTAGCACTACGTTACCACGGCTATCAATTTGGTGAATATAACGGACAGTTGGGTGATGGTAGAGGCTTTCTCTATGGACAAGTCCGCGCCACTGATGGCGAATTATACGATTTTGGCACAAAAGGCTCTGGGAGAACGCCCTACTCCCGTGGGGGCGATGGTATGCTCACGCTCAAAGGTGGGGTGCGGGAAGTTCTAGCTGCGGAAGCACTACACCACTTGGGTGTACGTACCTCGCGCTGTTTGACCATGATTGAAACAGGTTTACCACTTTGGCGGGGCGATGAACCTTCACCTACCCGCTCATCTGTGATGATTAGAATGAGCAGTTCTCATATTCGGTTTGGCACTTTTGAGCGACTGCACTATTTTCAGCGTCCAGATTTAACTAAGAAGCTGTTAGACCACGTAATTGAGCAGTATTATCGACACTTAAGTAGTGAACAAGATAAATATGTCTTGTTTTACGCCGAATTAGTTAAACGAGTTGCAGAACTAGTAGCGCAGTGGATGGCGGCGGGCTTTTGTCATGCAGTCCTGAATACTGACAATATGTCGATTACTGGAGAGAGTTTTGACTATGGCCCTTACGCGTTTATCCCAACTTATAACCCATCCTTTATAGCTGCATATTTTGATTATTATGGACGCTATTGTTACGGTAATCAACCAAGTATTTGTAAGTTGAATTTACAAATGCTCCAAGAACCTTTAAAGGCGATTCTCGATAAAGACGAAATGGAAGCGGCATTAGAAAGGTTTGATGAATATTATCAAGCTGAATACAGTTCTTTGATGTTGAAAAGGTTAGGTTTTGTGGAATTGTCATACCCACAAGCTGCGGAACTGTTGAATCTAACGGTTGAATTTTTGAAGGATAGCCAAGTTGGTTATCACCAGTTTTTTTATGAGATGGCTCGAACTTTTTCATCAAAATGGCGAGATGAGCCAGGTTTTGTGATGAATAATTCAGATATTGTGCCAGTACCGGGTGCGTCAGGAATTTTTGATGATTGGTGCATACTATACCATAAAATCTTGAATGATTTTGATAGCGACCGCATCGATGTAATTGCCCAAACACTAGCTGTTCATAATCCTAAAACGGCACTATTAAGACCTGTGATTGAGTCTACTTGGAAAGCAATTGCTCAAGAAGATAATTGGCAACCTTTTTATGAGTTAATCCAGGCAATTCAGTCTAGAAAATAGTAAAATCACACCTATTTTCTTTTTCATGTAGACAGACTTATTGAGATTATATCTGGTGTAATTTACACGACGAGTAATCTAATAAGAGACGTTGCATTGCAACGTCTCTACAAAAATTTTTAACTAAATTGTATAGATATAGCAATCCGAGTTGAATTGAATTGCGAGAAAATACCTAGGTCGGTTATCAAATATAAAAGTAAAATTTTATTCAGCCTTGCTAATTAGAAATCACGGCTACACAGACTAAACCCAAAGTTCTGATGCTCTAAAACCTACCTCAGAATTATTTTTGCCTGCGTGGGTTATTTTTTCAATCCACGTACATGGACGATAGTTTATGTAGCAACGAATTTTTTTCACCTATTGGTTCCAAATTTCTCTATCGCATCTTAGAAAACCTTAAAAAAATGAATCAGATATATATATCATACGCATGGAAAGATAACAAGAGTGAATTAGGTAGTCAACGCGAAGAATTAGTCGATAAAATTTGCACCGCACTTATTTCTGAACGTTACAACTTAATTCGCGATCGCAACTATTTAACGCTAGGTAAGAGTATACACGACTTCATGCAGGAAATCGGGCGCGGAAACTATGTAATTGTCGTTGTCAGCGACAAATATTTGCGATCGGAATACTGTATGTTTGAAGCTATTGAAATCATGAAGCGCAAGGATTATGAACAAAAAGTTTTTCCTGTGGTTTTACAGGATGCTAATGTCTATACCAAAGAAGGCAAGACTGAGTATATAAAATATTGGAAGCAACAGAGTGAAAAACTAAAACAACTTATGGGTTCAGAACTATCTGCTCATCAAGATTCTGCAATGTATAATGTTGCTGAAAAAATTATGGAAATTTCCCAGAAGATTGACGAATTCATGTTTTTTATCTCAGATAAATTAAGCATTGATCCGTCTCAAAACTTTAATGGATTTATCAATCAGCTTACTGATGCTATTAAAAATGATGCTGTTAAACTCAGAAGCAAAAAGAGTATTTTAGTTGCAGGAACAGGATTTTTTGAAATTCCTAATGAAATCAATTGGTGCGCTCAACAACTTGGTGAAAAAATAGCAGAATATAACTATAACTTGATAACAGGTGGATGGGAAGGAGTAGATTATGTTGTCGCTGATAATTTTGCCGAAAAAATCGCGCAAAAAGATATACGCCTAACTGATAAGTTAACTCACGTTGTTCCGCGAGGAAAACAACCTGTATTTAAGGGTGGAAAAGTCGAATACACCGAGTCAGGTATTAATGAGTGGCTTGATTGTTTGCGACATTCAGATTTGGTGATTCTTGTGGGAGGCGTTGGTGGAACTTATGAAACTTATCTATATGCTAAACAAGAGAAAATTCCGGTGATTCCTATTGTCTGTACTAATGGCGATGCCAAAAAAGTATTCGACGAAATGCTGGCAAATTGGGATAGTAAATTAATGGGAAATATCTCACCGGAAAAATTTAAATCACTGAATCAATATATCAATGACGAATCAACAGCAGAAGATGTAGTCAATGATGTTATGGATATCGTTAACGAAATTATTTTTGCAAAAACCATGCTAAATACCCAGGGTCAGCTCATCTAATTTGGTATAAGGCATCTGCGAGTTAATAGTATCCCAACCCTCAGCCATCGAGAGTTGAGCGCAGCGATGCACTGAGCGCAGTCGAAGTGTCGAAACTCGGTTTACTGGTACTTTATTTTCACGCAATTCCCTAAACTTAACTTGAAAAATCAAAGAAGATAGGGAGGCATCATAACAAAACTTTTTGCCAATTATGTTCCCGGACGAGAGCGAATATGATCGGGTATATGATGACGATCGCCTAATATTTCTAACAAAGGGCCATTAACGTCAAATTTAACCATACTTACCGACGCGACCAAAATATTCACCCGATAGCGATAGCGTCCCAAATCAATACCCAGTAAACTGCAAAGCATAATCCGAATCGTGGCTTTATGGGAAACCACTAAAACATTACCTTGGTGATGTTTTTCTTGAATTTCAGCAATTACAGGCATAGAACGGTTAGCAATATCTACCGCAGTTTCTCCACCTTTGGGAGCATTCCAAGCGGGTTCTGTCATCCAATTTACATAGTTTTGGGCGTAATTCTCTTGGGCAAACGATTTACTCTT
The Nostoc punctiforme PCC 73102 genome window above contains:
- a CDS encoding protein adenylyltransferase SelO, with protein sequence MTLAETPNYKNSSNPLLSLNYESALESLGDDYYDEVAAAEFPQHILRWRNDALLPRLGLDPQVVKDEDFITAFGQFQGRKPLLALRYHGYQFGEYNGQLGDGRGFLYGQVRATDGELYDFGTKGSGRTPYSRGGDGMLTLKGGVREVLAAEALHHLGVRTSRCLTMIETGLPLWRGDEPSPTRSSVMIRMSSSHIRFGTFERLHYFQRPDLTKKLLDHVIEQYYRHLSSEQDKYVLFYAELVKRVAELVAQWMAAGFCHAVLNTDNMSITGESFDYGPYAFIPTYNPSFIAAYFDYYGRYCYGNQPSICKLNLQMLQEPLKAILDKDEMEAALERFDEYYQAEYSSLMLKRLGFVELSYPQAAELLNLTVEFLKDSQVGYHQFFYEMARTFSSKWRDEPGFVMNNSDIVPVPGASGIFDDWCILYHKILNDFDSDRIDVIAQTLAVHNPKTALLRPVIESTWKAIAQEDNWQPFYELIQAIQSRK
- a CDS encoding histidine phosphatase family protein, producing MTLNLYLLRHGETTFSQSGNFCGETDAELTTEGMQMASGFADVYQKLKWEAVYVSPMKRTIATAKPFCDAIGMDMQLRDGLREGSYGEWERKSKSFAQENYAQNYVNWMTEPAWNAPKGGETAVDIANRSMPVIAEIQEKHHQGNVLVVSHKATIRIMLCSLLGIDLGRYRYRVNILVASVSMVKFDVNGPLLEILGDRHHIPDHIRSRPGT
- a CDS encoding toll/interleukin-1 receptor domain-containing protein — translated: MDDSLCSNEFFSPIGSKFLYRILENLKKMNQIYISYAWKDNKSELGSQREELVDKICTALISERYNLIRDRNYLTLGKSIHDFMQEIGRGNYVIVVVSDKYLRSEYCMFEAIEIMKRKDYEQKVFPVVLQDANVYTKEGKTEYIKYWKQQSEKLKQLMGSELSAHQDSAMYNVAEKIMEISQKIDEFMFFISDKLSIDPSQNFNGFINQLTDAIKNDAVKLRSKKSILVAGTGFFEIPNEINWCAQQLGEKIAEYNYNLITGGWEGVDYVVADNFAEKIAQKDIRLTDKLTHVVPRGKQPVFKGGKVEYTESGINEWLDCLRHSDLVILVGGVGGTYETYLYAKQEKIPVIPIVCTNGDAKKVFDEMLANWDSKLMGNISPEKFKSLNQYINDESTAEDVVNDVMDIVNEIIFAKTMLNTQGQLI